tatctttttaatttttaatgaattggAAATATGATAAACTATCCACTGTATAATTGATTCCACCtcctatttatttatagttggaTATTTTCATTCACGTATCGTTCTGGCGTGTAAGAAATATTTGTGTTGTGtacaataaattagaaatatcatCCGCAAAATGGAATTAACCGGATAAAAATTACTATCATTAATTTTCTACATGGTCCAACTAACATGAATCCACTTGATTCAACTTTTAGCATTAACTACCATTCAAGGCCACTGTATATCGTTCTTACTGAATTCAAACATGGTCGTAATTCCCTTACAAAGCTGAAGGTCATTCAAAATCACTCCTTCCAAAAATTGACTCAAAAATATCGTCATGTGAAGAAGAAACAGTTTATAAGAAGTTTACATAAATGTTTGCGTTTCAATAAGTTACAttctagataaaaaatttaCCTCAATGTTACTccacttatttaatttattctaaaCATAGTTAAACAGAGATATATTTATCTAGTAACAATGCTAATTAGAATCCTAAATCGTAttgtcaaaaaaacaaaaaacaaaagaaaagctactgaaatatgaaaaaaccaaacatcctgtatattgtTTCATCATATTTAAGTTCAAGTATCGACAGTTTGAAGATTTGTAGTTaatatagtctatttttatgagaGGAGTCAAAATTACAGAAGCTTtacattttattactctttcgTTAATAAAATCAGCCTATAATAATATTCACTCCTACCACTAGTACAGcagaagaataaataaaatatatgttaagAATATTTCAGTTGAAACTTTGAATTGATTCGTTACTTTCAGACcacactatatatttttcacaaatacaaGTCtttaaatatcaacaaatttacTTGAATTAATACTATAATCttattaataaaatggaaatatgctagttaaatttaaaaacaagtatttCACAGGTCATTGACATTgcataatatgaaaataaaacaaagacttgaataaaaaataattgaattaccGTTACTTTTTCATGTGGGTTGATATTATCTACATTTCtaaacaaaagtaaaagtagGAAATCAGtaacttatttttaatacctTTCTTCTCTTACACaactataattaaatataacaaacatgatttaataataaaaaaataaaaacttcaatgagttgttatcaataataataccGACCACGTTGTTTTGAAATACgcataaacataaaaacaataataaacatctGTTTAATAAAAGACAATGTagttgaaactaataaaaatatcaatggtttattgatttttatgaatCAATGTGACATAACACTAATTAGTTATTACTCTTTCTCAAAAATCATTCATAGTTTAATGAGGACATTGGCAAAAAGAGaacaaagaaatcaaaattcatgCGACATCATGTATACGATCGATTGCGTTGtacataaatgaaaataagttaCGACTTACTTTTGCAAGGATTTACAGTTTTCtaacacttttttcttttcccATCCTTCTTCGGTTTTAACCCATGCTTCTCCCGGAGATCTCCAATCTTTGGAAATAAACGGCATCCCGTTTTGTAAGTTTAAATACTACACTAAAGATTCAAATAAACAGCTGAtgtagtaaataaataaattctgtcTATAGTGCTCCATACAAAAATACGCACGcgcaaattataattaattggaTTGGCCATAATTTTTCAGttacatttatattattatgttggTAGCAAAATTGCAAATTTACCTAAGATTTTTAAtgtaacatttttaatgaaaaattgtactTAATAATAACGATctcatttaatttaaaagttttgttgaaaatcgtCGTGAAAGTCTTAAGCCGTTCGATGCTGGCTATTGGTGAACACATTTAATATGTCAAAGTTgtcaacaataacaaaataacctCAACTTTTTTCTAGAAAAGTTCGAACCAAGCTGCATTTATTATCTCAGCGGAGAggataaatattgtaaatttgcttctattaaaaatttttagttactcaaatattttacttttcagCTATACAACATGATTATTCCTGTTAGATGTTTCACATGTGGAAAAGTTATTGGTAACAAATGGGAAGCGTATTTAGGACTACTCCAAGCAGAATATACCGAAGGTGATGCTCTCGATGCACTTGGTCTTAAACGTTACTGCTGTAGAAGAATGCTTTTAGGACATGTTGACCTTATTGAAAAACTACTGAATTATGCTCCAttagaaaagtagaaaataatgtaAGTGCTCTTGTATATAGGTtagtgttatttttttatctgaataattcataaattacACATTAAACGTTCATTCCTGTATTAATTTTCatgtaaataaatgttataagtCTTGATTGTCCTTGGTTTTACTTATTTGCCACTAATTTTGACCTATACATGTTTGTGATAAACAGGAGGTAAATTCTGGAATATTCACTACCAAATACCGTTAATTGCGCTGGTATCTATTTCATGCATTTTGGAGAACATTTTGATCTTTTTAATTGACTTTTGAGTTAAGTAATAAAGCAGATTTTCAGATCTTTAGGTAATCAAAGTAGTGGAACTTGTGCCTATTAATTACACattaatgatattaaattgaGATCATCTACAGGTGTTACTGGaacattaacaaattttatctaGGTTTGTTCTAGCAGACTGTAACAACTTGATCATGGatgatatgaaaatttcattccaacagtatttttcaagtaatgaataaaattttttaccttCTACCAACAAATTGAACTTTCAGTACTAGTTCGAGAGTAGTAATTGTGTGGTTTTAATAGATTTTAGTACATTTATACAAAGTGGGGagcgcctcaattatctcggaaataGCTTGTacgatttctataaatttttgtgtacaagggtctTTTAAACTGGCTGGTATTTACATTTCCATAACAAGATCTaatgtcagtaaattagtaaaaaagtttaacgaaactggttcattaaattatttatccaAAGAAGGGTGTAGAAAAATTGCattaactgaaaacaaatctttagacgTTTGCGTCCTGTTAGAAGATGATCTACAGTTGAGTACTAGTAAAATATCCAGTCcttttttcattgagggtaactcAAATGGTCcagcgtatttagatttattggaaaatagtattacaCCTGAGTTGGCttggatatttccaaatccaagtaagtattttcaattacatttaaacaaaaacttcattattagaaattttcagacaataacaatatcctaaaccaaaatatttggctacaacaaggTGGTGCCCCACTTCACTATGCATGTATTatgaggcaatacctaaataatgcgTTTCTcggaagatggattggaaggcgtagttttatcgaatggcccccgcgatcacccgacatgaatcctttggACTATTTCCTATGaggtcacttaaaaaacatcatttataaaacaaaacctgctaatattcaggaattaaaagataagaTTAGcacagataaaaaaaattgagtagtcagggatgttgcaaaatctATTGCCAAATGTGAATCTACTtttaacatgacacaaacatttaaagatttgtcttcagttgttgtaggttttcagcgccatgatttgaataaatattttactgtaccagtttcgttaaactttttactaacttactaaCACTAGACCTTGATaggagatttgtattagcacataaatttcatcaaagaatattcaaattaaacgactTTATTCAATCGTAatcatctaaatgtacaatatttattgtaactttggtggagatactgtaaatgtagctataactctgatattatggcatttaggtatagagataatacatgaaaaataatcagtatttcttaaggatttttaaaaacccaaaatatataGGGTAATCCATTTgcaataacaaagttcattatttttccagaaaatggaAAGAACTCACAACAATGTAGATATCACCATAATATcagccgtatcacaagacccttgctcacacaaatttataaaaatcgttcaAGCCGTTTTCCAGATAATTGTTGCGTTCCATACATACAGTTCACTCTATATTGATTCAAATAAagagttttgtttgtttttctgcCTTATCAGATGCATTGAAATATCATCTGCAAATTCATCAGATATAACTGAttcagaaaatgaaattccTAAGCCTTCATATGTTTTGGCACCGAGGGACCCTgttttatttctgtctttctgtTGGTAAATGTTACCCCCAGATATTCAATTCGGATTTCCAGTATTCTTTCccattgttcatttttattaataagttGCTTATTGGACTTTACGAGTTCCCTTCAATTACCACACATAAATTCATtcgattagttataaaaaaaattatcaaccatTATACGTGAATAAGTGCGATTACATAAACTTTAAAAGCCTTGGAACAGACataagttttcatttctttttattctcgcCATTTTAGTAAAttcgaagatttaaaaaaaatcaatgaaataagatgatttttcgattacATGGTAccaaaaaaacgaggggaccacGTCAGTATAAAATTACTCAGCATACTCCTAAGAGTTTAATTATCATAAACcataaattctaatttaaattaCTGAATTTAGGATGAATGAAGTTTGTTAATAATGATAATGTTGTGatataaaccaaaataatataaacaaattctctagagtttatttcatttttttcaatttcaataaatgattcctAAGAGCTATTTGTTTATCTTTGAAACTCCTCTTCACTTTACCTTTGACTTTATGCCTTATCAtctggaaatttttatttttcctcttTTCCCTATTCGTTTTAGAGCAATGTTCATTAACTCTTCCATCTTTATATCCAAACTTTTCTCTATCCGCTTGTCCCTTTCTAACACTTTCTATTCTAGCCTGTTTatcatgttttctttttttatatatgttttcgATGTCGCTAAGTTTCACTAATTCCGAAGGGGCTTCCATTGGAGTTTCTTCCAACTTCCTTTTGATTCCTTTCTTTGTTGTAAATACTTGTTTCCTAATATTCGCCGCgtctatttttttgaaatcttcatctgttaatattttttctaagcTGATTTTTTGAGcttgttcttttttcaattttgcacTTTCAGCTTTCTGTTTTCGTTTTTCTGCTtgcttttctatttttgatttttttttctctccaCTTTCAACTTCCTGTTCTTCATCGGATTCTTCCTCCTCTTCGGCACCACTATCAATTTCAAGATTATCATCAGAGTGTTGAATATCTATCCATTCCTCATCGTCAGACGCAGATTCTGGACCTGAATCTACGTTTACATGAGTAGATTGTTCAGAAAGTAACACTTCTGCACCTGGTATAAAATCAGTAGCAGTAGATTTTCCATAATCCATTTGTTCCATTTCTTCAGTAGCTTCTGTTGGCCGTCCCCTGTCTTTTTTATGTAAAAGCTCGGGCCGGATAGTTCGGAACATTTGAATCAAAGCcctgtaataaaaatatattccaattaagtaaaaattgatttaacaactttaatataaattgaattacaaAAGATGATAATCTGGAAATTATAGCAGTGCTGAAGACTAGGACAAATCTGATAAAGAAGTGAAAAACCAAATAAGGAAGTTAAAAACTAGAGcagaaagtgaaaaaattggataaagATGATAATCTAATAAACTGATAACAGTATTGACAAGAGTAGGAACCTgatgaaaagagaaaaaagaagggaaacaaataaaaaagaaaaaaactgaataaaataacTGACAGAGAAGAAAGTAAAGTGAAAAACAAGACTAAATTTAGAAAGTAAATTGAGGACAAGGAACAGAGTGgatagtgaaaaaataaaaaaaggataagGGGCTAAAAGAGAGTTGGAAAATATAAGTGAAAGTGTAGAGTAAGAAaagaatatattggaaaaaccAAAAGTAAAACGAAAAATCCCAACAGAAAGTGGGAAATTACAAAAAGATGGTGAACTGGAAATTGATAGTGGTACTGAAAGAAGTgggaaatattgaataaaaagagaaagtaaAAGGAATGTGATAAACAAAACTAAATTGGGAAAGAACAAACAGAGTGAAAAGAGTTGGaaatatcttataaataaaaaagtgaaaaacaagaaacagagtggaaaatggaaaattgaagAGAATGATAAGGGGCTTAAAGAGATTcagaaaaatatgatgaaatgaAAGTATAGAGGAAgggaaaattacaaaaagatgATAAACCGGAAATTGAAGGTGGTTCTGAAAATAGTAGGAAGTATAAAGAAGAGGTGAAAATAGATGGGGAAACAGGTTAAATTCGAAACGTCaacagaaaaaggaaaaaaagcaGAAAGTGGAAAACTGAAATGGAACAAGCTCCTAAAATTGCTTTAGACAAAATATTGCAAGATTTGACAGTAAAAATTTGACTAATTTGGAACAACTAAAGTAAAAGTtaacaaaaaatgcaaaatttaagaaaatgaTAATCTGGAAAATTATAATGACTTGCAAGATATAAGAAACAATCTGAAAAAGGTTAAGGTGAAAATAGtgagaaaaaataaactgaagTGGAAAGTCCaactaaaaaactgaaaattgaagaaaaaagtgataaaagaaatacaaaagtacaaaattgaagaaatatcaaGATTAGAAAATCATAATTCAAGATGGGAaagtaaaaatagattaaaCTGGAAAAGccaacaaaaacaacaaatttgaaaaaaaaaatttttcttccgGAAATAATAATGAGCTTGAAGGGATtaggaaaaagaaagaaaagcaAACTGAAAACGAATAATTGGAACAAAAAACTGGGAAACTAAGAATatggaaatttataatattgCTGAACATGGTACGAACATTCTAATAAAGAATGTGAAAATgggacaaaaataaattaaatcaaacagacaaacaacaaaaacaaaagtgtaaaattgagaaaaaattatgataatattaaaaataataattggcTTTAAATGATTAGGAAGAATTTGAGAAAGAAGAAGGTGTGAATAGAAAGATATAACagacaaaattggaaaaacaaaGCAGAAAGTGCAAAACaagttcaaaaaatcaaaaatatatgacaTGATGAATCGcaaagaaaaaagttgaaagaaaCTCCAGTGAAAGTCCTTTTGAAACAAGTgaaattcaattatcaaaaataaagacaaaaaatagCTGAGGGTATAAAGAGGCAAGACGATAGAAAAAAACTGGATACAAAGGTGGaagagttaattaaaaatgaagagAGGAAACAGGACAAATGAGAAAACAATAACTTCTCACGATGATGAGGtacaaaattaaatgatatatGAACAGTTTGAAACAAAATCTGTTGGATATAGAACTAGATTAAAAATGTTCCACAACGTAAATAACATAAGCTCTAAACATATTTGAAACTCACCTGGACGCCATCATAACAGAACGATCTCTATAATTCTTGTACTGTGCCAAATCTTGTAACAAATCTTCATCCATAGCTAACGGACATCTAGCACAAACTTCTTTAACAGCATTTAGTCCTATAGCTATGACATCAGAAGAGTTTCTCTCAGTGATGAAATTATTTGCCAAAGTTTTCAATACAGGATGTATAACATCCGGAGGTACAAGTTCGTGGCTGGCTTGAGCAGCAAACTGTAAGATTCTCGTAGCTTCACGTTGATGTGGTTGCATGAATCTTTGAATGTACGGATAATAGTTGAATAAAAAGAGATCATGCAGACCGATAAGTCTGGATATTACATCTAAAGTGAGAAGTTTTACTTCGAATCTCTTAGTTGTCGTTTCCAActgtttaaacaatttttcagcCATACCTAAAAAGTTTGAATCTGAATGTATAGTAAGATACTcattaaaatttcagttattttgcATTGTCAGTAACTGTTTCAAGAGATTCAACCCCTCTAGTATTTCTTCCACTCTGATACTCAAAAGAGCATAAAAAGTTCTAGAGAAGCAGTATTTTTTCctgttctattttatttatgctTGGAGGACAGTTGTTTCCATCAACATCTATTTTGCAGAGAAGGACAAAAACTATTATTCGaaaggattaaaaaaattagaggaCTTGTGGAGAAACTGAagcattaaataatatttgatatgaaatcattttaaatatatatatatatatatatatatatatatatatatatatatatatatatatatatatatatatatatatatatatgtatatatatatttataaacaaatacctTGAGGATCATGTATAAGATGTATGGCAGAGAAATTGAAGCTTGCAACTTCggacttcttcttcttttgtttttttgccAACTTCTTCACTTTGTCGAgttgtttttctctttttctagtttttttattaaatttattagccATCATAACTTCTTTGGGATCAACTTCGTTATCTGAATCAGAATCATCTGAATCCTTTTCAACAGAATCTTTTCCCAAGAAGAATTTCAAACAAGAAACCATTACCTGAAACCAGCTGCATAGTTTACAAAGCTAGAattctatttagaaaaataatatattaatatgcTCTACAGGCCATGTAGGCCTAGGGCAAGAAAAGTGATATtacatagttttatatattatatagcaAAGTTCTCTATTTTGCTTTTTCTACACAATATCTCTCCATTCCTTCCTGTTCACAGCtttttctctacaattttgaacATGATTATTTTAAAGTTCTTCCATTACACACTCATACCATCTCTTCCTTGGTCTTCCCTTTCTCTTTTTCCCTATTAGTCTTCTTTGCAGTATTAATTTTGGCATCCGTTCTGTCTCTCAACATGTCCCAACCATCTGTCCCTTAATGAATGAGCTTATTGTAGCTTCTCCATAAAGTTCCTCCAATTCTTAATTAGTTCTTCTCCTCCAGCCTTCCTCTGTGTGTACTCCTCCGAAGATTCCTCTTAGTATCTTCCTCCCCCATCTTTCCAACATGGCTTCATCTGTCTTTTTTAATATCCATATCTCACATGCATATTTTGCGGTGGGTCTTACTacctttttatatattctcatttttgtttttcttgacaCGTATTTTGACTTCATCATAATAAAGTGGTATCTTGTATTAATAGCAGGTGGTTTGTAATGAAAAATCTGGTCCGTTGTTGCTTATTAGCTCTAAAGCCTGTTTGACATTCCCCTAGTATTTTTTCGGCATATTCTTCTAGTctgttctttattattttcattagcACTTTATAACAGGTATCTAACATTTTAATTCCCCTATAGTTTtcacaaagaaaaataagtaAAGTTAAAAGAGATTAAAacaaattgcgaaatcaacaaAACTA
This genomic interval from Diorhabda sublineata isolate icDioSubl1.1 chromosome 7, icDioSubl1.1, whole genome shotgun sequence contains the following:
- the LOC130446376 gene encoding DNA-directed RNA polymerases I, II, and III subunit RPABC5, encoding MIIPVRCFTCGKVIGNKWEAYLGLLQAEYTEGDALDALGLKRYCCRRMLLGHVDLIEKLLNYAPLEK
- the LOC130446377 gene encoding protein SDA1 homolog, which encodes MFHNNNQLLNNLPQLQNLIKRDPPSYHEEFIYQLRHFNNILEVFKLCPEKHNKTLDELIMFLAQVSQCYPKELENFPQILIDLLRSHNTVLDGDMRMTLCRALILLRNKNLLAPTDLLELFFQLLRCQDKALRSFLQTHIVTDIKNINSKHKNAKLNTTLQNFMFTMLKDSNTRAAKMSVDIMIELYKKNIWNDVKTVNVVATGCFSKITKVMVSCLKFFLGKDSVEKDSDDSDSDNEVDPKEVMMANKFNKKTRKREKQLDKVKKLAKKQKKKKSEVASFNFSAIHLIHDPQGMAEKLFKQLETTTKRFEVKLLTLDVISRLIGLHDLFLFNYYPYIQRFMQPHQREATRILQFAAQASHELVPPDVIHPVLKTLANNFITERNSSDVIAIGLNAVKEVCARCPLAMDEDLLQDLAQYKNYRDRSVMMASRALIQMFRTIRPELLHKKDRGRPTEATEEMEQMDYGKSTATDFIPGAEVLLSEQSTHVNVDSGPESASDDEEWIDIQHSDDNLEIDSGAEEEEESDEEQEVESGEKKKSKIEKQAEKRKQKAESAKLKKEQAQKISLEKILTDEDFKKIDAANIRKQVFTTKKGIKRKLEETPMEAPSELVKLSDIENIYKKRKHDKQARIESVRKGQADREKFGYKDGRVNEHCSKTNREKRKNKNFQMIRHKVKGKVKRSFKDKQIALRNHLLKLKKMK